One genomic window of Ciona intestinalis chromosome 7, KH, whole genome shotgun sequence includes the following:
- the LOC113474367 gene encoding uncharacterized protein LOC113474367, translated as MLASYDRLIAIWKPIYHKNENTIRKSVIGICVVWLGCSLFGLLPIIVPGVGKYDIISGLLVGFVGSLALVLYGIAIAFPLLVVWLLVGATWFVAKQHNKKRRKMTSRRQNNKGREQKLNKVLLLMVGAFSVSLLPVFVSILAAELASGIAYSRPESLSLSSALAFTSFELVASIILMLNSLWNFLIYSARNEDFRKEAKRNYKGLAGALGILKCIDFYNRCVNNVNERRRSSAFSTRTMKTTSMSFPSEATRPSVS; from the coding sequence ATGCTAGCGAGCTACGACCGCTTAATAGCAATATGGAAGCCTATTTAccataaaaacgaaaatactATACGTAAATCAGTTATCGGTATATGCGTTGTGTGGCTCGGTTGCTCTCTATTTGGCCTGCTACCTATTATCGTGCCTGGAGTCGGCAAATATGATATCATATCTGGTTTACTGGTCGGTTTCGTCGGTAGTTTAGCGTTGGTGTTGTACGGAATAGCTATTGCCTTTCCACTACTGGTGGTATGGCTGCTAGTCGGAGCAACTTGGTTCGTAGCCAAGCAGCATAATAAAAAACGGCGCAAAATGACATCAAGAAGACAGAACAACAAAGGTCGAGAACAGAAGCTGAATAAAGTTCTGCTCTTAATGGTCGGAGCATTTTCCGTCAGCCTTTTGCCGGTATTCGTATCTATTCTTGCGGCAGAATTGGCTAGCGGTATAGCTTACTCCAGGCCCGAGTCGTTGAGTCTTTCGAGCGCGCTAGCGTTCACTTCGTTTGAGTTGGTTGCATCAATTATTTTGATGTTAAATAGCTTGTGGAATTTTTTGATCTATAGCGCAAGAAACGAAGACTTCAGAAAAGAAGCGAAACGAAACTATAAAGGCCTTGCTGGCGCACTTGGAATCCTGAAATGTATCGACTTTTACAACCGATGTGTCAATAATGTAAACGAACGCAGGAGATCGAGCGCTTTCAGCACTCGAACTATGAAAACGACGTCAATGTCTTTTCCATCTGAAGCAACCAGGCCATCAGTATCATGA
- the LOC113474366 gene encoding uncharacterized protein LOC113474366 — translation MAHILKSFAAKQDRRISKSNKNNVFSLAYHCVLLFNTSAEWRTRVFITTASLASLPAVFRSEFGTMVFHALYILIALLISEVSASQSWNTSVETNATCCEALRVDYRQNWLYSYRKLTGYLESLKTWNCEQFQIECSKRYFSVDEFSSSVYLHFCEPEQFENQTSNLSVPTSPYNATALPSPIQQIMQYESSQSFVEINSFGVPFCGIVWCGFDVETYQVLKVSIGSCLPTSCRSGTYVIMAVCGILAVVIVLANATVIVVFCRSRKPWSTQTVYKLSMAIADLLVGLFVFPASIVTIYLNIFGHRALILTPINRQTNCTGTDPTHTLPLHD, via the exons ATGGCTCACATTTTAAAGTCATTTGCTGCAAAACAGGACAGGCGGATTTcgaaatcaaacaaaaacaacgttTTCAGTCTGGCATATCACTGTGTTTTGCTATTTAATACTTCCGCAGAGTGGCGTACGAGAGTTTTCATCACGACTGCAAGCTTGGCCAGTCTGCCTGCAGTTTTCCGGTCAGAATTCGGCACGATGGTGTTTCATgcgttgtatattttaattgcgCTCCTAATTAGTGAAGTATCCGCGTCGCAAAGTTGGAATACTAGTGTAGAAACTAACGCGACATGCTGCGAGGCACTGCGTGTTGATTACAGACAGAATTGGCTGTACAGTTATCGCAAGTTGACTGGGTACTTGGAGAGTCTAAAGACTTGGAATTGCGAGCAGTTTCAAATTGAATGCTCAAAGCGATATTTTAGTGTGGACGAATTCTCGTCATCGGTGTATTTACACTTTTGTGAGCCCGAGCAATTTGAGAACCAAACCAGCAATTTATCAG TGCCCACCAGTCCTTACAATGCAACGGCCTTGCCAAGTCCAATCCAGCAAATCATGCAGTATGAATCTAGCCAAAGTTTTGTGGAAATCAACTCTTTTGGAGTCCCGTTCTGTGGGATTGTATGGTGCGGGTTTGACGTTGAAACGTatcaagttttaaaagtttcaatCGGGTCATGCTTGCCAACAAG TTGCCGCTCTGGAACCTACGTCATTATGGCCGTTTGTGGTATACTAGCCGTTGTAATTGTTTTGGCGAACGCTACAgtcattgttgttttttgccGGAGCCGAAAACCCTGGAGCACCCAGACAGTATATAAACTGTCTATGGCCATCGCTGATCTGCTGGTCGGACTCTTCGTCTTTCCAGCTTCGATTGTGACAATTTATCTGAACATTTTCGGCCATAGAGCGTTGATATTAACTCCCATAAACAGACAAACTAACTGTACCGGTACGGATCCGACGCACACTTTGC CACTGCATGATTGA